The following is a genomic window from Nymphaea colorata isolate Beijing-Zhang1983 chromosome 3, ASM883128v2, whole genome shotgun sequence.
aataaagatttgatttgatttggtgTTGATCATGACATCTgctattatttatattaaaaaaaaaaaattagtgtcAAAAATTGGGAACCAACTTGGAAGGGGCTTATACATTTTCCAACTCACGGATGCTTGACAAGGGATATCTGAAGCTGTGATCCGGATGTTATGCAATGTTtgtttaaatttaataaaatattagaCTAGTTATTGGCAATGAAGAATCATTGAAGTTTGTGTTGGCTTCAGGGCAAATGCATGGGGTTGGTTCCGTTAAAAATGAGTTCAGATATAGCTACAAATGTCCAAACTCTTGGCCCGACGTGGCTCATACAGGGCCCTAATTGGCAATGAGAACCTTGAAGGTTACCTGTGTTTAGTGGCGGAGCAGGATGGACCCCCCAAGGGTTTTAGTAGCTGGAGTGCTTAGTTATTGCTGGAGGAGCATGAAAAAGATGATAAGTAGAAAGAAGGTGCCTGTAATGCACACCGGGGTATGGGTTTGTCAGGGGTACAACATGGACCAAGTTTTTGTTCTGTCCTGTCCGCTCCAGAAGATATTTATCGGGACCGAGTTTAGATTTTGTGGCTCTCTtgtctcttttgcttttctccATTAGTGGGGCGAGCCCACCCAACAATTATTGCCAATCCTTTTGCGATTGGCAGGAGGAACATTTACCATACAAGGCAAAGCCATCATACAAACAGGTTCATCGGTACCGTTTTACCTGGGATCAGATTTAACAGAAAAaactcgagagagagagattttatttTCATAGTAAGGTAAGATCTCCCCAGGACGTGGTACATGGTCAGGCCCCTGACTACGGCCCTCATCCAGCAACCTGCCTACGTAGTGCACTAAAGAAACCCATTTATTTCATTCACCTACTCTATAATAAACAAATACTTCTCCAACTATAGTATTGAACAGCCAAGATCTTCCATTCCATGTATAACTCAGAGCCTGGTGAGTTTCATTCATGGCAAGGTAGAAGCGGGTACATTTGTTTTCGTCTCATATCCCAGCGGTGCACTCCGGCGGTGGAACCGGGTACCTTGAGGTGTCTCTGCAGTAGTCATAGATCATGTAGTTGAGGCGGACCCATCTATATTTTCTAGCCTGCACTGGGTTTAGCCGGAGGTAAGTTGGTTCGTCCCACCAGTTCCTTGGGTTCTGGGCGCACCCAGCCGGTCCGGGAACCACGCACCCCTCAATGTCAAAATCTCGGTAGTAGGTGTGGAAGGGTGCATTTTTCCAGTCGATCTTCTCGAGCCCGCCTCGTGTCGCCCAGTTATCGGCATTCCATAGTGTCGACACGACACGCATGGGCTGCGAGATCGGGTATGGAACGCCTCGGTCCATGTTGTTCTTGTACACCCGGATCGGAACGTCATCGACCAAGAATCTGGAAGAAGATCATGGATGTTCATCAATCAGAAATTAAGGGTATTACGGTCATTTACGTGAGGAAATTATATATGTCTAAAGAAGTAAAGTTAGAACCACCACGACGAACTTAATCTTGTATTTACTTTTGCACTACTTGCTACGGCCTTTATTACTAATAACTCCCAGAAATAGATAGGTCATGCTAGAGTATAATAAGTGAGAGGGTGAAAATTTTCTGACCCGGATTCTCAGTCTGAAAGCCCGATTAAAcccaatttacatgtaaaaattggattataAGCTAGTCCGACTGGGTCtggttttgaaaaatcaaatccGAACCTGAACTCGATTTGGCCAGATCATGTTAAGTCGGACTCTATTTTCTGTAGTGTTTATGGCATCTGAGAAAAAACTGGATAAATGTTCacaaaatgttttggaaaatgcCCGCATGAAAACTGAATGTGGAACTTCTGACCTCAACAGTGTGAGTCATCCAGATCAATTAAGAAATGAAGGTCCCGTTTCCATTTAACTTTAACACCGACCTTCAAATTAAAGACGCGCTGAGGAATGGTGGAGTTCCTGTTCCGCAGCGATTCAAACGCCCTTTTAATAATTCGACGCCAAGTCCCGAACTAGAAAGCACTATCCTAATTTATTTCTAATATCATGAAATTTCTGGAATCAAAAGATCTAGAAAATCCCGAAACTTCTAATTTCTTTACACTCACACGCAAATGGACTAATAAAATTGTACTCCGAGTCCATTGTTCTTTTCTATGCATGGGGCATTGGGGATggacatggagagagagagagagagagagatgctgtGGAATACAGGATGGAGTTAGGTGTGGAAGTTATAATACGAGTAATGTCACCTGTCTGTACTACGTATGCCCTTActgtcgagagagagagagagagtgagactCACATGGCGTGGGCGCGATTCCAGAAGATGGTGTAGTTGTGGAAATCAAGAGAAGGGTCGAACCAGAGGTTGACTCGTTGCTCCCTGTTGCCGAAGCCATTGGCATACACGTTTGTCTGCACCGTGATTGGTTGGCCGGTCCTGTTCCCCAAGAACTCAAAGTCTAACTCATCCCTGGTGTCGAACTTGTCTGAGCTCAtctgcacagagagagagagagagagagagagagagagagatatgggtgttttaatcattttaaacACAAAGACATTAATATGGaatagaagaagatgaagaagaaagaagaagatccaAGGTAGCTTGTGTTTTCTGGCATTTATTAGCAGTTTAGTTTGGTGGCGGATCAATGCAAAATGTCCTAGTGGTCAGAAGGAATCATGAGGAATTCTAACATTAAAAATGAATGTTCCCGTAGAGTAGGTGGGAGCAGAAAACGTTGCTTTAAGATGAACAAGGACCACAGTGGTAGTTTTGGAGTTTGTCAAAGACTCGGATAATTCCATTGTAGCCAGAAATCAATATGAGAGAACACGAATACCGTTTTCATTCTGGGtgttgggaaaaaaagaaaaagaacacgAGATGGAAGCTTTTCCTGAAAAAGAAGCACACTAATCGGGAGATAAAGAGGTTCCACTATTGACAGAGGCTAAGAGATAATATCCCATTACCAAGCCACTCGTTCACTTGTCCAGATTAAAGTGGCCAATCTATCCCAAAAACGGGGAGACTGTACTAGCTAGTTTACTGGAACATCCTTTGGgaggtttaaactttaaagagcttatctttctctctcaagaaCCAACTGATTAGGTGTCCCAATCGACTGTTTATAATCTTGACCatttgaaaagaacaaaacgGTAAAAAGGAAGACAGAGATGATGTCCACTTTTCCAAAAGAAAGCAATTCCATGGGAACTCACATAGAATGCAGTTACTGTTCCTGCAGAGTCGCCAGGAATTAACTTGATTCTCATGCTCACACGCCCGAACATGTATTGATCTTTGGAAGCAAATCCGGATCCTGCATTCGAAAACAACTGCTGTCGTACCCATACTTGGAAAAACGATAAAGAACATCTGCTTACATTTGGTATTATGCTAAGATCTCCAATATAACATAATAATTCAGAAACAGACGCCAACATCACTTGATAAAGCGATTCAAGAAAATTATATCACGCTTTgttattataaattttttggaGGAAACCTGTAGCGTGGCATTTAACACAAAAGCGAAGGTAAAAGGTATAGGACGTCCACTCTACCAGCATCTTTTTCCAATCGCAGCTCATGGAGCAATGGAAGTAGGGCatcgcatctctctctctctctctctcccacacacgcacacatacgCACACGCAGGATTATTTTCCAACCTCAGACGTAACGGGAAGAAGGCAACAGTCTACCTCCATCCAACGAAGTTTgcttaagaaaggaaaaaattctGGTAAGGTAATTACAGTACCAGAAGATTGGTCTAGGGAGAGCTGGATGGAGCTGCCATCCTCCAACTGCCTGACGTGGGAGCCAGACCAAGTGACCCTGAAATTCTGAAGGAAGCCTACCTTCCTCCCATACCCGCACTGCGCCACTGagagcaaaagaagaagaagagaaagagtgGGAGGAGAGCAAGAGAAGGAGAGCAAGTGACGAACACCCATCTTTGATTTTTCCCCTCCGAGCTCCGTTCGACGAGGGAGGACGGTGTGAATGTGCCAGAATTTAAAAGGGGAACGTTGGGAACGTAATGACGAAGTACCCCTAAAATTCCCATGAAAAGTCGAGGCCGTCCTTCCCGAAGATCTACCGCCGTGCGCCACTTTCCGACCACGAAATTCCGGTCAGGGACAGCTGGTTGGGCCATCTCAATCAACGCTAGCTGGCAGGCAGGTAGGCCCCACGCAAGAGTCGGCTTTTCTACTGCCCTCTCCCACCACACCACTGTCTTCCACGTCGGAAGATTATGGCACGTGTCTCGATCAACGCCGTCGGATTTGTCTGGTAGTTGGTCTGGTTCGCGTTATGTTGCCAGCTTGGATGCAAATCAGCTTTGGCTACCGACGACACGGTCAATTCGTCTCGGATTGAAGACTCGGCTAGGTAAACCGGCCACCTTCATGACCATTTCTTGGGGCGGTCTGAGTCGGAGACAATGATGGGCTCGCCCTGCGCCTTGCTAGTTCATCTACCACCAAACCGATCCAAGTCAATCAAATTAATCCACAAAAAGTCCAGATGTGATGTGCCTCACTGAGCTCACAAGACTTTGACTGGGCTTGGACTCATGGACCCCGGTCAAGTCAAGCCGGCTTTCTTGGTTAATTCGGCATGCGATCGGAGGTGCGTTACGTGGGAAAATCGGTTCGGCCGAGACGTGGGGCCCCGAGAACGCAGAATCTTTCGTTCTCATCCATTTGCCACGTTTTTCCGAAGTTAGCCAATAGTATTTAGCCACGATGCTGTCGGTAATGGGGCTGATGAATGGCAGCGCGATATTCCCTTCGGCCGGTGTGCGCCAGGAGACGTCCACGTCGGACGTCACAGCCGACGGAAAAGCGACTGAAGGGGAAGAGCTGTTTCGTCATTTACCTACAGTCGGAAAAACTCGGTTCTGGTGGGTGGCCGCGACCGGTTCGTCATAGGTCTCGTCGGCagccaaaaaaattataattggTTCCGCTTTGGCCAAACAGGAAAAATTGTGAAAGAGACTTGGGCTCGCTTGCGTGGcagtgaaaaa
Proteins encoded in this region:
- the LOC116251352 gene encoding probable xyloglucan endotransglucosylase/hydrolase protein 6 gives rise to the protein MGVRHLLSFSCSPPTLSLLLLLLSVAQCGYGRKVGFLQNFRVTWSGSHVRQLEDGSSIQLSLDQSSGSGFASKDQYMFGRVSMRIKLIPGDSAGTVTAFYMSSDKFDTRDELDFEFLGNRTGQPITVQTNVYANGFGNREQRVNLWFDPSLDFHNYTIFWNRAHAIFLVDDVPIRVYKNNMDRGVPYPISQPMRVVSTLWNADNWATRGGLEKIDWKNAPFHTYYRDFDIEGCVVPGPAGCAQNPRNWWDEPTYLRLNPVQARKYRWVRLNYMIYDYCRDTSRYPVPPPECTAGI